The stretch of DNA GACGCACGTCGGCCAGCCGCCCGCCGGCGACGGTATCGAGCCCGCTGATCCGCGCGATGCGTGCCGAAACGGGGATCAGGATCTGGTCGGAATCGACGGTCGCGTCCCCGACCGCCGCAAACTGTTGCAGCGAAATATCGTTGATGCCGAGTTCGGCGGCCTCGATCTCGTAGTTGACGCGTGGCGTGGCGAAGGCGCCGTCGAGGCGCAGTCGTGCGAGGATGCCGCGCCCGCGCAGGTTCTCGGCCAGCACGGTGGGTTTCAGCAGGACCGCATCGACAGCGAGATCATCGAAGGCGCTCTCTCCAAGATCGACAAGGCCATCGAGATCGATGCGGACCGCGTCGCTCCCGATCGTTCCGGTGAGGTCGGCGCGTCGCTCGTCGAGCGCGGCCGTCAGATCGATGCTCGTCACTTCGCCGAGGAAGGCCGCAGTCTGTCCTTCGAACAGTCGCGCAGGACGTGCGGTACCCTCCAGCCCAAAGGTGCCGTCGCGCGCGGTGATGCCGAGACGGGCGAATTCGCTGCCCGCCAGATTGGCGGCGAACCGCCCGTCCCAGCGCTCCCAATCGCCCTCACCGCGCAGCTGCACCCGTACCGGATCGGTGAGCCCGGCAAGAGCGGCGAAGACGCCATCGCTGGGGGCGTCGAGATCGAGGTCGATGGCGAGGCGATTATCCTCGGGCACCGCGTCGATCATCAGCGCCAGGCGATCGCCGCCCGCCGCACCGTTTCCGCCGATGGTCTCGATATCGAGGTCGGCGACCGCGCGGCGATCCGCGATGTCGACCGTTCCGGCCATCGACAGGACCCGTCGCTCGCCCGTGACGGGTTCTTCCGCGACGAAGCGATCGATCTGCAGACGGCCGATGTCGATATCGAGATCGGGGAGAATCGGGCCTTCGCGTGTCGTCGGATTGAACTCGGGCAGCCGTCGCAAGGTAACGAGTTCGCTCGTCAATGCGCGGATATCGACGTGATTGTTGATGAACCTGAACGGTCGCCAGTCGAGCGCGATCTCGGGCGAGGTCAGGAACACGCCCTCGGGGTCGCTGACCGCGAGGTCGCGGATGATCATGTCGCCATAGATCGAGCCGTCGATCTCGCCGATGTCGATTTCCATGCCGGTCTCGAATTCGAGACCCGCGATCTGGCGGGTAATGAAGCGATGTCCGGACGAGGTGTCGAGCCACCAGTAGGCAGCCCCCACGAGCACCGCGAGAGCAACGAGCGCGATGGCCACGCCCTTCAGCACGCGCCGGGGCCAGGGATTGCGGCGCCGGGCGGGTGCCTCGTCGACGGTCGCTTCCTCGCTCATCAGAACGCCTGCCCGATCGACACGTAGACGTTGATGAGGCTTTCGCCGTCGCGCCGTCCGATCGGGGTCGCGACGTCGAACCGCAGTGGGCCGAAGTTGGTGTAATAACGGCCGCCCACGCCCACTCCGTAGCGGATATCCTCGAAGGTGGGGAATTCGTCCTCGTAGACCTGACCCGCATCGACGAAACCGACGATGCCGAAGTTGCCGAAGCGATAGCGCGCTTCCAGCGCGCCCTCGATGACGCTGCGCCCGCCGATCGGGCGGATGAGGAAGGGATCGCTTTCGTCCTCGGGATCCTCGGGGTCGAAGCGGGGGTTGGGCTCCAATACCTTGGGTCCGAGCTGCTGGTAGCCATAGCCGCGCACCGAGCCGCCGCCGCCGGCGTAGAGTCGCCGCGACGGGGCCAGTTCGAACCGCTCGATTCCCTGGATCGTCCCGACCCGCGCACGCGCCGCCAGGATCAGCGCATCGCCCGCGGGGAAATAGCCCGACGCATCGACGATGCCGCGGACATAGGGGATGAAGTCGGTTTCGAGTGCCGCCTCGGGCTCGATCAGCGCCGTGACACGGAAACCTTCGGTGGGGTTGAGCAGGTCGTCGCTGAGGTCGAACCCGACCTGCCCCGTCAATCCGCCGATGAAGAACGTGTCATTGACCCGCTCCCCGAGTTCCACGTCGAAATCCTGTTCGTTGGTGGCGAGCAGTTGTGCGCCATAGGCGTAGGTGAGCGTCTTCTGCCAGATCGGCGTCGAGACGTAGGTGACGAGACCCGACAGGCGACCCGTGTAGGCTTCGAACGCCTCGTAATCCGAATGGAGCGCTTCGAGCGTGAATTGCAGGCTGCGGTCGCGTTGCCCCCAGTTGGAGCGGCGGAACGTGACCCCCGCGCCCTGCTCGCGCGTGCCCAGAACGCCGTTGGCGATCAGCGCGCCTTCCGGCGGGAAGAGGTTGCGGTGCGTCCAGCTTCCCGCAATGCGCACGCCCTCGCCGGTGGAGAAGCCCGCGCTTCCCGCGATGGTGCGCGGCGGGCCGGCGTCCTGATCGACGAGGATGGTGGCATATTGCGTCCCGTCGGGCGCAAGCTCGCCGCTCTGTTCGGGAACGACCGACACGGTGTTGAACAGGCCCGTCGCGACCAGTGCCTGGCGCAGATCGTCGACTTCGCGGCTGTCGTACAGTTCCCCACGCTCGAACCGGGCCAGCGTCTCGATATGGTCGGCCCCGAACGCCAGATTGCCCGTGGTGCGGATGCCGCCGAAGCTCGATCGCGGACCGGTGGTCACCGGAAGCGTGTAGACGCCGTCGCCCGTTTCCTGATCGAGCAGGATGTCGCGCTGGCCGACTTCGGCGAAGGGATAGCCCTGTTCGGGCAGCGCGATCGCGACTTGCGCTTCGGCTCCCTGCACGCGCGTCGCGACGATCGGTTCGCCCGGCTGGATCGCGAGATTGTCGGCGATGAGATCCGCGGGTTCGGTGGGGTCGGCATCGATGATGACGTCGGCGAAGGTGTAGCGGGGTCCCGGCACCACGGTGATGACCGCGGTGATCGGCTGTCCGTTGGCGGTCTCGGACCGGTCGATGCGCGTTTCGGCAGTCGCTCCGTACCAGCCTTCCGCAGCGAGGATGCGCTGGATGAGCAGGCTATCCTCGGTCAGCCGCGCCGACACCTGCGCGAGATTGTCGGCCTCGCCATCGCCGTCGTAGAGCGCCGACAGGGCCTCGAACTGGTCGATGACGGCGATCTCGGTCTGGCCGTCTGCTTCCTCGAGACCGTCGACCCGCACGGCATAGTCGATCTCGACCACTTCCGTGTCGCTCGCTTCCTCGGCGAATTCGACCGGTTCCACCTCGAACGTCTCGAGCGGGGGGAGGGGGGCGGCCAGTTCGGGATCGGTGATGGGCGCGTCGCCGATCTCCTCGACCACGTCGCCGTCCGCCAGCGCGGGGTCGCCCAGCGGCGCCTCTTGCCCTTCGGTCGGCTCGGCGTCCGCCTGCTCTGCGGCCAATCGCCTCTCGAACTCCTCGATACTCTCGAGCGGCATGTCGAGTGCCGGGTCGTCGTCCGCCAGCTCGGGGACTTCGTCGGCGAATTCCTCGTCGGAGATGATGGGATCTTCGGTAACGGGCAGGTTCGCGTCGGGAGGCGGCGGCGGGATCGTGTCGTCGATGTCGCCGACATTTTCTTCGGATGGCGGCGGCGCCTCTTGCGCGAGGGCCGGTTGAGCGAGGAGCAGCGCGAGGACAAAGAGGCTCGCCTGCCCGCAGCGGGCACCATTTCGCCGACAAGCGGTTGAAGAACGGAAGGACAGGGGAAGAAACATTGACGGACGATCGACCTCGAAACGCTCGCTCGACCGCGGATCGTCCCGGCACGGCCCGCCAAGACGAGCTCGATGTCGAACCCCACCCCCGGTCGCAAACCTTGCCCACAAACGCGCCCGGCGCAACCGCTAATTCACCGCTCGAGCTTCCCCGGCGGGCGTGGATTCAGGTCATCAAGCGCATTTTCACGATGTGGGGTTTTCACAACCTTTCGCTTCTGGGAGCAGGGGTCGCCTTCTTCACCTTCCTCTCGATCACCCCGCTCCTGGCCTCGACGGTCATGATCTATGGCCTCGTCGGAGACGTTTCGTTGGTGCAGGACCAGATGCAGACACTCTCGCTGTTCCTGCCCGCCGAAGTCGCCGCCCTGGTCGAGGATCAGCTGATCGCGATCGTCTCCACCAATTCGGGCGTCGGCGGACTGGCGCTCGCCGTGGCGCTGCTCTTCGCCGTC from Sphingomicrobium sp. XHP0239 encodes:
- a CDS encoding autotransporter assembly complex protein TamA: MFLPLSFRSSTACRRNGARCGQASLFVLALLLAQPALAQEAPPPSEENVGDIDDTIPPPPPDANLPVTEDPIISDEEFADEVPELADDDPALDMPLESIEEFERRLAAEQADAEPTEGQEAPLGDPALADGDVVEEIGDAPITDPELAAPLPPLETFEVEPVEFAEEASDTEVVEIDYAVRVDGLEEADGQTEIAVIDQFEALSALYDGDGEADNLAQVSARLTEDSLLIQRILAAEGWYGATAETRIDRSETANGQPITAVITVVPGPRYTFADVIIDADPTEPADLIADNLAIQPGEPIVATRVQGAEAQVAIALPEQGYPFAEVGQRDILLDQETGDGVYTLPVTTGPRSSFGGIRTTGNLAFGADHIETLARFERGELYDSREVDDLRQALVATGLFNTVSVVPEQSGELAPDGTQYATILVDQDAGPPRTIAGSAGFSTGEGVRIAGSWTHRNLFPPEGALIANGVLGTREQGAGVTFRRSNWGQRDRSLQFTLEALHSDYEAFEAYTGRLSGLVTYVSTPIWQKTLTYAYGAQLLATNEQDFDVELGERVNDTFFIGGLTGQVGFDLSDDLLNPTEGFRVTALIEPEAALETDFIPYVRGIVDASGYFPAGDALILAARARVGTIQGIERFELAPSRRLYAGGGGSVRGYGYQQLGPKVLEPNPRFDPEDPEDESDPFLIRPIGGRSVIEGALEARYRFGNFGIVGFVDAGQVYEDEFPTFEDIRYGVGVGGRYYTNFGPLRFDVATPIGRRDGESLINVYVSIGQAF